A genomic stretch from Bordetella sp. N includes:
- a CDS encoding type VI secretion system Vgr family protein, which translates to MTMNVLVDDLLFSESRLYSLEGEGALARLHVEAWIAREALSDLGEMRVLALADTASLDLDDMVSRPVTLWTTRADGSRYARSGVLRQAELLAGDAGMARYRLTVVPWLWLATQQRRSRVFEQRALLDIVQHVLDGYEGCTSQIADDVQAYLADLPVRPYTTQYRESDYEFLARLLAEAGLGWTSVEDEDAPLKHAVRIFADSRGLPEDPESTAQGVRFHRADATESRDTVQELARRFRQGVGRVTVLGWHASGKYAVGGEASSGATGVAGSSDTSASDYDDTLVPEWYEAAGHGAFENEAHAQRQASVVLESVRARNETFAGRGGVRTFRSGTRFRLEDMSPLGPSGEEGFEPLFALDRIEHVGVNNLPVASQAALETQLGGVAQWLYYDAPPYVEGAGEEFGAAPGDGSATTRVSATARMGVQSEVSAKLMPDAATLEKAKTVGYANAFDAVRCDRPWRASLAGGRGARFHAAATAHGVHTALVVGAEGAASTDNNQEIHRNRRGDVRVRFHWQEARSDGEAHSRWARVAQRQSGAGMGMTFVPRIGQEVLVRFLDDDIDQPVVVGAVYNGRGEGGTPATPGGRTVQEADTSAFAAARDMIPSGQANLAGGNAPAWHGAAAADDAHRNAAALSGFKSKEFGGAGYNQMVFDDSDGQQRLQLKSTQSATELNLGHIIHQAGNYRGGVRGTGAELRSDAYGTVRGGAGVLITSYHDNDTAPAGEATGVQALAKQADKLTRALDKGAVDHEGVRLAAAAGTDKPDTSVLDAQKSPLTAMQAALATGVSGEDLSTAREDAAERNPQAGDGKVPHLGDAAVFMAARAGLVQTAGEHMQITAGETVHWSAGQHQNLASMGSLRVHTGQGLGVVAGVQRGGEPALSVIAGQGPLLVQAQQDVLTVTGREAVRVSSSSAQVELAAPKRIRIATAQGASIVLEGGNITINAPGRIDVHSADKKFTGPTRIPYALPEFQVCKSCVLDAHESVQSITDKA; encoded by the coding sequence ATGACGATGAACGTTCTGGTCGATGACCTGCTTTTTTCCGAATCACGGCTGTATAGCCTGGAGGGCGAGGGGGCGCTGGCGCGCCTGCACGTCGAAGCGTGGATCGCCCGCGAGGCCTTGTCGGACTTGGGCGAGATGCGCGTGCTGGCCCTCGCCGATACTGCCTCGCTGGATCTCGACGACATGGTGTCGCGGCCGGTCACCTTGTGGACCACGCGCGCCGACGGCAGCCGTTACGCGCGCAGCGGCGTGCTGCGGCAGGCGGAACTGCTGGCCGGCGACGCCGGCATGGCGCGTTACCGTCTGACGGTCGTGCCGTGGTTGTGGCTGGCGACGCAGCAGCGCCGCAGCCGGGTGTTCGAACAGCGTGCATTGCTTGATATCGTGCAACACGTGCTGGATGGCTACGAGGGCTGCACCAGCCAGATCGCCGACGACGTGCAAGCGTATCTCGCTGATTTGCCCGTGCGGCCCTACACAACCCAGTACCGCGAGTCCGACTACGAATTTCTGGCGCGCCTGCTCGCTGAAGCGGGGCTGGGCTGGACGTCGGTGGAGGACGAGGACGCACCGCTCAAGCATGCCGTACGCATCTTCGCCGACAGCCGTGGCTTGCCCGAGGATCCTGAGTCTACGGCGCAGGGTGTGCGCTTTCATCGGGCCGATGCGACTGAGTCGCGCGATACGGTGCAGGAACTGGCACGCCGTTTTCGGCAGGGAGTCGGCCGGGTCACCGTGCTGGGTTGGCATGCATCTGGCAAGTATGCGGTGGGGGGCGAGGCAAGTTCCGGTGCCACCGGCGTTGCGGGCAGTTCCGACACCAGCGCCTCGGACTACGACGACACGCTGGTGCCCGAATGGTACGAGGCCGCGGGCCATGGGGCGTTCGAGAACGAAGCTCACGCGCAGCGTCAGGCCTCCGTCGTCCTGGAAAGTGTGCGGGCCCGCAACGAGACCTTCGCGGGCCGTGGGGGCGTGCGCACCTTCCGCTCCGGCACGCGCTTCCGTCTGGAGGACATGTCGCCGCTGGGACCGTCCGGCGAGGAAGGCTTCGAGCCTTTGTTCGCCCTGGACCGGATCGAGCACGTAGGCGTGAACAACCTGCCCGTCGCTTCCCAGGCCGCGTTGGAAACGCAGTTGGGCGGTGTGGCGCAGTGGCTGTATTACGATGCGCCGCCGTATGTCGAAGGCGCGGGCGAGGAATTCGGCGCCGCTCCCGGTGATGGTTCAGCGACGACGCGCGTAAGTGCGACGGCGCGTATGGGTGTGCAGTCAGAGGTCAGCGCCAAGCTGATGCCAGATGCCGCCACCCTGGAGAAGGCCAAAACCGTCGGCTACGCCAATGCCTTTGACGCCGTGCGTTGTGACCGCCCCTGGCGTGCTTCGCTGGCAGGCGGGCGCGGCGCCCGGTTCCACGCGGCAGCGACGGCCCATGGCGTGCACACGGCCTTGGTCGTCGGCGCCGAGGGCGCGGCGAGCACGGATAACAACCAAGAAATCCACCGCAACCGGCGCGGTGACGTGCGGGTGCGTTTCCATTGGCAGGAAGCCCGGAGCGACGGCGAGGCGCATAGCCGCTGGGCCCGCGTGGCGCAGCGCCAGTCCGGCGCCGGCATGGGCATGACCTTCGTACCGCGCATCGGCCAGGAAGTGCTGGTGCGTTTCCTGGACGACGACATCGACCAGCCCGTCGTGGTAGGGGCCGTGTACAACGGCCGTGGCGAAGGCGGTACGCCCGCGACCCCAGGCGGGCGCACGGTGCAGGAAGCCGACACGTCGGCCTTCGCCGCCGCGCGCGACATGATCCCCAGCGGGCAGGCCAACCTGGCGGGCGGTAACGCCCCGGCATGGCATGGCGCGGCCGCCGCGGACGACGCGCACCGCAACGCGGCGGCGCTAAGCGGCTTCAAGAGCAAGGAATTCGGCGGCGCGGGCTACAACCAGATGGTCTTCGATGACAGCGATGGTCAGCAACGCCTGCAACTGAAAAGCACGCAGTCGGCGACCGAGTTGAACCTGGGTCACATCATTCATCAGGCCGGCAACTATCGTGGCGGCGTGCGGGGAACCGGTGCGGAATTACGTTCCGATGCCTACGGCACGGTGCGTGGCGGCGCGGGTGTCCTCATCACCTCGTATCACGACAATGACACCGCGCCGGCGGGCGAAGCGACCGGTGTGCAGGCCCTGGCCAAACAGGCCGACAAGCTGACTCGCGCCCTGGATAAGGGTGCCGTCGACCATGAGGGCGTGCGTCTGGCTGCCGCGGCAGGAACCGACAAGCCGGACACCAGCGTGTTGGACGCACAGAAATCACCGTTGACCGCCATGCAGGCAGCGCTCGCTACTGGCGTATCGGGCGAGGACCTGTCCACGGCGCGGGAGGACGCGGCCGAGCGCAATCCCCAGGCCGGCGACGGCAAGGTGCCGCATCTGGGCGACGCGGCCGTCTTCATGGCGGCGCGTGCAGGCCTGGTGCAGACGGCCGGTGAGCATATGCAAATCACCGCCGGCGAAACCGTGCACTGGTCCGCGGGCCAGCATCAGAACCTGGCGTCCATGGGCAGCCTGCGCGTGCATACCGGACAAGGGCTGGGCGTTGTCGCTGGCGTGCAGCGCGGCGGTGAGCCGGCGCTGAGCGTGATCGCCGGGCAGGGGCCTCTGCTGGTGCAGGCCCAACAGGACGTGCTGACTGTCACGGGTCGTGAGGCCGTCCGTGTTTCGAGTTCGTCGGCGCAGGTGGAGTTGGCCGCGCCCAAGCGCATCCGTATCGCCACGGCGCAGGGCGCCAGCATCGTGCTGGAAGGCGGCAACATCACGATCAACGCGCCCGGCCGTATCGACGTGCACAGCGCCGACAAGAAATTCACGGGGCCCACGCGTATTCCGTATGCCCTGCCTGAATTCCAGGTCTGCAAGAGTTGCGTGCTGGATGCCCATGAGTCGGTGCAGTCCATTACGGACAAGGCGTAA
- a CDS encoding M15 family metallopeptidase — translation MLLLLPFYFLAAVCVSAWLFFPALRTSTLRGIRACLHGLRRGVVRSTERAGGTVGGLGKGTAKAAGGVGAYLKRHRWQTAAVVLVVSLPTLFAFLMRHNHTFVYETDLRNPNVQIEALLAGERLVPPPPLPPEAFTTAEVVMVRPNIVTASRKWELLDPDFTQRLLLVYQIMREQYGYEMVLIEGYRSPERQQELLDKDGPVVTNAGAWQSYHQYGLAADNAFLRDGKIVISEKDPWALRGYQLYGEVAARVGLTWGGNWKFADFGHVEYRKPGIKLGTPPPSH, via the coding sequence TTGCTTCTCCTTCTGCCCTTCTATTTCCTCGCCGCCGTCTGCGTGTCGGCATGGCTGTTTTTCCCCGCGCTGCGCACCAGCACGCTGCGGGGAATACGCGCCTGCCTGCACGGCCTGCGCCGCGGCGTGGTCCGCTCTACGGAGCGCGCCGGGGGTACCGTGGGCGGCTTGGGCAAGGGCACCGCGAAGGCCGCGGGCGGGGTCGGCGCGTATCTGAAACGCCATCGCTGGCAAACCGCGGCGGTCGTCCTGGTCGTGTCTCTTCCGACCCTTTTTGCTTTCCTCATGAGACACAATCACACATTTGTTTACGAGACGGATTTACGAAATCCTAACGTACAAATTGAAGCGCTTTTGGCAGGAGAAAGGCTGGTTCCGCCCCCTCCTTTGCCCCCCGAAGCCTTCACCACCGCCGAGGTGGTCATGGTGCGTCCGAACATCGTCACCGCCAGCCGCAAGTGGGAATTGCTGGACCCCGATTTCACGCAGCGCCTGCTGCTGGTCTACCAGATCATGCGTGAGCAATACGGCTACGAGATGGTCTTGATCGAAGGCTATCGCAGCCCCGAACGCCAGCAGGAGCTGCTCGACAAGGATGGCCCGGTCGTCACCAACGCCGGTGCCTGGCAGAGCTATCACCAATACGGCCTGGCGGCGGACAACGCCTTCCTGCGCGATGGCAAGATCGTCATATCGGAAAAGGATCCTTGGGCGCTGCGCGGCTACCAGCTCTATGGCGAGGTCGCCGCGCGCGTGGGGCTGACGTGGGGCGGGAACTGGAAGTTCGCGGACTTTGGCCATGTCGAATACCGCAAGCCAGGAATCAAGCTGGGCACCCCACCACCCTCTCACTGA